A region of the Pseudomonas sp. J452 genome:
CCACCGCACGGTTGGCGTAGCGGATGTGGCTGTCCCAGTTGACCCAGAGGATGCCCACTGTGCTGTGGTCGATGGAGAACTGGGTCAGGCGCAAGGCCTCCTCCGCCGCTTCGCGCAAGGCCAGGGCCTGGCGCGCGTCGAGCAGGCGATGCTCCAGACGCGACCGCTGGCGACGCAACACGGCCAGCAGGGCCAGGCTGACCAGCAGCAGGGTGCCGAGCAGCAAGCTGAGGTTGCGCCAGAAGCGCGGCGAGTCTTTGATGCCCGGCTTCTGCGCGGTCAGCCAGCGGCTCTGCAACTGCTCCAGGGTCTGCGCCGGCAGGGCACGCAGGGCCTCATCGATGATCGTCGCCAGTTGCGGCCAGTCGCGCCGGGTGCCGATGCGCAGCAGTTGCGGCAGGCCGACATCGCCAACCACCTGCAGGGTGGCGAACTCGCTTTCCTGACTCAGTCGGCTGAGCTGCGCCTGATCGACCACAGCGAAGCGCGCCTGCTGTTCCAGCACTGCCTGCAGCGCCTGGCGATCAGACGGCTGCGCTAGCAGCTTGAGGTTGAAATAGTTGCTGCGCAGGTAGTCGGCCACGCTGCTGGGCATGCGCGTGGCGATCACATCCGTGGCGCCGAGCTGCTCCAGCTCGATAGCCACGGTGCCCAGGCGCTCGCCCACCAGCAGATGCGGAATGCGCAGGTAGGGGTCGGAATACAGCCACTGGCGCAGCCCCGCCGGGGTCTGGCTGAGGCCAGGAGCGAGATCGACCTTGCCGGCGCGCAGGGCCTCCTCCAGCGCCTGCTGATCGGGGTAGCCACGCCAGCTGAACTGCACCGGCAGGCTCTTGCCCAGCGCCTCGAACAGCTCGACATTCAAGCCACTCAGTTGCTGCTGGCGCCGGGTGAACTCGGCATAGGGCGCCTGCAGCACCACGCCGACGCGCAGGCGTGGGTGCTCGGCCAGCCAGGCACGCTGACTCTCATCCAGCGCCAAGCCGTTGCCAGCCGCTGCCGCCCACAACCAGGGTGAGAGCAACACCAGCAACCCGCCAAACAGCACTTGCCTTATCTGCACATCAATCGCCTGTCAGTCGGATTTTCATCGCCATACCTTACTCCGGAGCCACGGCTGCCAGGCAAGCCACACCTGACAAATCGCGGGCGAGCGCTTAGTCTGCTGGAATCAGCCGCCATGCAGATGTCTGTGATGCCCAACCTCCTGCGCCCGACACTTATCGCTGCCTCTATTGGCCTTAGCGCGCTCCTCGCCAATCCCGCGCTGGCCGAAGAAGCCCCGGCGACAACAGCGCCAGCCGCTGAAGAAACGGCACCGGCGGCAGACGCTGCAACGCCACCCGCCGATGCCCCGGCGACCGAGCGAGCGCCCCTGGAAGAGCGCAGCGTCGAAGCGGCCAGCGGCCTCGAACGCCAACTGCCGCAAGACGAGCAACAACAGCTGAAGGCAGGCGACGAGACCTTCCTGGCACTGTGGAAACCCGCCAATGTCGGCGAGCCGACTGGCGTGGTGATTCTGGTTCCCGCCAGCGGGGAGAGTGCAGACTGGCCGCAGGCCATCGGCCCGTTGCGCAGCAAGCTGCCGGATGCCGGCTGGAGCAGCCTCAGCCTGACCCTGCCGGATCTGCCACAGCTCGCGCCGGCGGTGGCGCCAGTGACAGTCGACACCGCCACGCCGCCCAGCGCGCCGGCGGATGCCGCCGCAACGGATAACCAGGAGGCCGCGGATAGCGCCAGCGCAGATGCGGCGGCAGATGACTCTACGCAGCCGGCCACCCCGGACAGCAGCGCCACAGCACCAATCCCGGTTGTTGACCCGGCGCCGCGCATCTTCGCCCGCATCCAGGCGGCCATCGCCTTTGCCGAACAGCAGCAGGCGAAAGCCATCGTGCTGCTTGGCCATGGCGACGGTGCCTACTGGGCCGCCCGCTTCATCGCCGAGCAGAAGCCGCCGCTGGTGCAACACCTGCTGGTGGCCGCACCGGCCTTGCCGGAGGGAATGACGCCACCCTTGGAAGAACTGCTGCCGGAGCTGCAACTGCCCACTGGCGACTTCTTCTACAAGGACCAGAGCAGCGACCGCAGCGCCGCCACCCGCCGTCTGCATGCGAGCAAGCGCCTGCAGCACAAGGCCTATACCCAGGTAGCGCTGAAAGCCCTGCCGGGTAACCCGAGTGCGGAACAGGAACAGCTGTACCGCCGTATTCGGGGCTGGCTGGACAAGGCGTTGCCGGCGAAGAAATAAGTCTGAGCCGTTAGCGAAAACCACGACGCGAGCGAATCAGCTCATAGGCCTGATGCAGCTCGCTGGTGCGCTCGGTGGCCGCGCGAATCTGTGCGGAGCTGGCACCGCCGCCAGCCAGCTTGTCCGGGTGATGCTGGCTAAGCAGCTTGCGGTAGGCGCGCTTGATCGCCGCGGGCTCACTGCTGTTCTTTACCCCGAGCAGACGCAAGGCCGCCTGGTAGTCGCCGGGAACCGGGTCGGCCACCCGCCGGCTCGGCTCATATTCGTCGGCCAGGGCATTCAGGTCGTCACGCGCCCAGCCCAACCAACTGCCCCATTGCTGGATCAGCTCATACTCCTGCTCGCTGACCCGGCCATCGGCCCAGGCCATGCGCCAGCAACTGCGCAGCAGCACTTCGGCCCGCTCGGGACGCCGCCGCAAACCCTGCAGATGCTCCTCGAAGCTGTCCGTCATCAGCTTGCCACGGCCGAAAGCCTCCATCGCCCGCTGCCGCGCCGTCTCGCCTAGGCGCAGACGCTGCATCTCCTGCCTTGCCGCGTGGATATGCACCTGCAGCACGCGACCACCGCACTTGGCCAGACGCCCGAGGAGCATGAACAGCAGCTCATCGTCATCCAGCCGCGGCGGCCAGAACAGGGCACGCAGGCTGGCCCAGGAGTGCAGTTTGAGGCGCCGATCGAGCACCTGGCCGAGCAGGCCACCAAGCAAGGCGCCCGGAATGCTGGCCAGCGCCCAGCCGGCCAGCACCCCGAGCACGGTTACCGGCCAGAACATATCAGTGCCCCGCCGCCAACAGCTGCTCGACCTCGGCCAGGCGCTCGTGGGTGCCTACATCCACCCAGCGCCCGTGGAAGTGCTCGCCCGCTACCTGGCCATCCGCCATCGCCCGACGCAGCAGCGGCGCCAGCTTGAATGCACCGGGCTGGCAACCGGCAAACAGTTGTGGATGCAGCACGGCAATCCCGCTGTAGGTCAGGCTCGGCTGGCCGGCGACGGCATCGCTGACGCGGCCATCCTGCAAGTGGAAGTCGCCGGACGGGTGATGAGCCGGGTTATCCACCAGCAGCAGATGGGCCAGCCCCGCCAGCGGCCGGCGCACCTGGGCGAAGTCAAAGTCGCACCAGATATCGCCATTAACCACCAGAAACGGCGCGTCACCCAGCAGCGGCAGGGCGCGGAAGATACCGCCGCCGGTTTCCAGCGGCTCGCCTTCGGCGGAGTAGCGGATGCTCAGGCCGAAACGCGCGCCGTCGCCCAGGTAGTCCTCGATCTGCTGGCCCAGCCAGGCGTGGTTGATCACCAGCTCACGAAAACCGGCCGCCGCCAGGGCACGCACATGGAACTCGATCAGCGGTACACCGCCGGCGCGTACCAGCGGCTTGGGGGTGTGCAGGGTCAGCGGACGCAGGCGCTCGCCCTTGCCGGCAGCCAGGATCATCGCCTTCATGCCGGTTGGCTCTCCCGCTGCGGCAGGCTGGCGAGCAGCTCGCCGAGTACCGCCAGTTCGGGACGGCGCGCCAGCACCGCTTCTATATAAGTGAAGAAGCGCGGCACATCGCCCAGGTACTTGGGCTTGCCGTCGCGGTGGCAGATGCGCGCGAAGATGCCAATGACCTTGAGGTGACGCTGCACGCCCATCAGGTCGCTGGCGCGGTGGAACGCAGCGAAGTCCACCGGCAGTTCGATGCCGGCCTCGCCCGCCAGTTGCCAGTAGCGCTGCAGCCAGGTCAGCACGCGCTCTTCCGGCCAGCTGAGGAAGGCATCCTTGAACAAGCTGGTCACGTCGTAGCTGACCGGGCCATGCACCGCATCCTGGAAGTCCAGCACGCCCGGGTTGGGCTCACTGAGCATCAGGTTGCGCGGCATGTAGTCGCGATGCACCAGCACCCGCGGCTGAGCCAGGGCGCTGTCGACCAGCAGATCGCACACCTGCAGCCACTGCGCCTGTTGCGCGGCATTCAGCTCGACGCCCAGGTGACGCTGCAGATACCAGTCGGGGAACAGCTGCAGCTCACGGCGCAGCAAGGCGTCGTCATAGGGCGGCAGCTGGCCGTCGACCGGCAGTTTCTGGAATGTCACCAGCGCCTGCAGGGCCTGCTCGAACAGTGCATCGGCATTGTCCGCATTGAGCACTTCCAGCCAGGTCTGCCGGCCGAGGTCATCGAGCAAGAGGAAGCCGCGCTCGACATCGGCGGCGAGGATGCGCGGCACGTGCACGCCAGCCGCGGCGAGCATGCCGGCCACCTTGACGAAGGGCCGGCAGTCTTCCTGCGGTGGCGGCGCATCCATGACGATCAGCGTGCGCCCGGCCCCCTGCCAGCGGAAATAACGGCGAAAACTGGCATCGCTGCTGGCCGGAGTGAGCTCGGCAGCGGGCACAGGGCCCCAGCCTTCGGCAGCGAACAACGCGGGCAAACACTGCTCCAGCCAGCCCTGCAGCAGCTGGAAGCGTACATCTTGATCAGGCATTACAAGGGTCTCCGACGGCGCTAGCCGTTGCGCGGGTCATGCTTTATTATCCAGCATCTTTTTTCGCCCATCGAGAGGCGTGCGGCCCCCGCGGGTCGAAGGCGCGCAGGAAGCCCGGACTAACAAGATGGCAGTAAAAATCCCCGTGTTCCGTAAAAAATTCCCACTGCTGGTCACCGGCAGCCTGCTGGCCATGCAGCCAGTAGCCACTCCTTTGGTTATTGCCGCCGAGCAGTTCGACTGCCAGGCCTCCACCTCCGGTGGCTGGGCCTGTACGCCGAAAGCCGACAGCAGCGCCCAGTTGCCGCGCCCGCAGCATACCGCGACTGCGGTCAGTGCGGTCTCCGGCTCCGCGAAGTCTGCCGACGGCGAAAGCGCTGGCGAGCAAGCGCAGACCGTACTGGTTACTGAAAGCGAGGGCAAAGGCCTGAGCAGTCGCAGCGCGGACTACAGCCATCTCGACTGGGTGCCGCGCGACAAGCTGTCCGCCGCCCAGCTGGCCGAAGTCGGCCCTTACTGCGCCGGTTCCTATGTCGAACCCCTGCGCCCGGGCATGAGCGACGACACGCCAATGGACGAGGCGCCGATGTTCGTCTCCGCCAAGGCCTCGCGCTACGCCCAGGAAACCCAGACCGCCACCCTCGCCGGTGACGTGGTGATCCGCCAGTCCGGCATGCAGATCGAGGCCGACGAGGCCAACCTGCATCAGACCGAGAACCGCGGCGAACTGGTTGGCAACGTGCGCCTGCGTGACCAGGGCACCCTGGTGGTCGGCGACCGCGCCGAGATCCAGTTGGACAACGGCGAAGCCAAGGTCGAGAACGCCGAGTACGTGCTGCACAAAGGCCACGTGCGCGGCAGCGCGCTGTACGCCAAGCGCGAAGACAGCGCGATCATCCGCCTCAAGGATGGTACCTACACCCGCTGCGAACCGGGCAGCAACGCCTGGAACCTCAAGGGCAACAACATCAAGCTGAACCCGGCCACCGGTTTCGGCACCGCGACCAACGTGACGTTGCGGGTGAAGGACATTCCGGTGTTCTACACCCCCTACATCTATTTCCCGATCGACGATCGCCGCCAGTCCGGCTTCCTCGCCCCGAGCATTGGCTCGTCGGACGACACCGGTTTCCTGCTGGCCACCCCGTACTACTTCAACCTGGCGCCGAACTACGACGCGACCCTGTACCCCACCTACATGAGCAACCGCGGCTTGTTGCTGGAAGGTGAAGGGCGCTACCTGACCAAGAGCAGCGAAGGCCAGGTCGGCGGCGCCTGGCTGGATGACCAGGAAGACGAGCGCAAGCTGCAGTCCGAGTACGAAGACCAGCGCTGGATGTACAACTGGCAGCACAAGGGCGGCCTCGACTCGCGCCTGCTGGCGGAAGTCGACTACACCGACATCAGCGATCCGTACTACTTCCAGGATCTCGACAGCGACCTGGAGGTCAGCCGCAGCACCTTCGTCAACCAGCAAGGCGCACTGACCTACCGTGGCGACAGCTTTACCGCCCGCCTCAATGCGCATGCCTACGAGCTGGCGACGGTCACCGACATCACGCCATACGACCGCCTGCCGCAGATCACTTTCGACGGTGCCCTGCCCTTCCAGCCGGGTGGCCTGAACTTCGCCTACCAGACCGAGTTCGTACGCTTCGATCGCGACCTGCGCAGCGGCAACTTCAGCGATGAAGATGGCAACCTGGAGCCCTGGTACGACACCCGGATCAAGGGCCTGGCCCGCGCCAATGGCGACCGCGTCCACCTGGAGCCAGGCGTCAGCCTGCCGCTGAACTGGACCTGGGGCTACGTCAAGCCGACCATCAAGTACCTGCAGACCAATTACGATCTGGATCTGGATCAGCAAGGCGAAAACACCCTGCTCGCCGATCAGGAATTCAGCAGCAGCCAGAACCGTGGCGTTGGCCTGTTCAGCCTGGACAGCGGCCTGTACTTCGACCGCAATACCTCGCTGTTCGGCACCAACTACCGCCAGACCCTGGAGCCACGCCTGTTCTACCTCTATGTCCCCGAGGAAGACCAGACCGATATCCCGGTATTCGACACCGGCGAATCGACCTTCAACTACGCCTCGCTGTTCCGCGAAAACCGCTTTACCGGCAAGGATCGCATCGGTGACGAGAACAAATTGTCGCTGGGCGTGACCAACCGTTGGATCGAGTCGAACGGCTTCGAACGGCAGCGCTTCAGCATTGGTCAGGCCATCTACTTTGCCGACCGCGAAGTGCAGCTGCCAGGCATCGACTACAGCACCCGTGACGATGCGCAAGCCAATGTCTCGCCGTACGCACTGGAATATCTGTACCGCTTCAACCGCGACTGGCGCTTCTCGTCCGACTTCAACTGGGATCCGGATAGCAGCAGCACCCGCTCGGGCAGCGCGATGTTCCACTATCAGCCGGAAGCCAACCCGAACAAGGTGGTCAACGTCGGCTATCGCTACCGCAACGACGCCGTGCGTTACGACCAGTCCACCGGTAACTGGGTAGTAGGCGGGGGCGACTTCGGCACACCCGGAAGCGCTAACTACATCAAGGACTACTACAAGGTCGACCAACACGACTTCTCGGTCATCTGGCCAGTCGTGCCGCAGTGGAGCGCCATTGCTCGCTGGCAACATGACTACAACCAGAACCGTACTCTCGAAGCCTTCGGTGGTTTCGAATACGACAACTGCTGCTGGAAACTGCGCCTGATCAACCGTTACTGGGTCGACTACGACGAATACAGTCTGAACCCGAGCCAGAATGATCAAGCCGACCGCGGTATCTTCCTGCAGATCGTCCTGAAAGGGCTCGGTGGCGTGGTAGGTAACAAAGCGGAAAGTTTCCTCGACCAAGGTATCCAGGGTTATCGTCAACGTGAAGATCAAGCTTTCTGATTGCCTGCGCCCGCTGCTGCTGGGCGCCGCTTTTCTCGGTTCTGCAGTACAGGCCGAGGTTCAGTCCCTCAACCGCGTGGTCGCCATCGTCGATAACGATGTGATCATGCAAAGCCAGCTGGACACCCGTGCCCGCGAGGTGCAACAAACCATCGCCAAACGTGGCGCGCAGTTGCCACCGGCCGATGTGCTCAACCAGCAGGTACTCGAACGTCTGATCGTCGAAAACCTGCAATTGCAGATCGGCGACCGCTCCGGCATCCGCATCACCGACGAAGAACTGAACCAGGCGATGGCCAGTATTGCCCAGCGCAATAACCTGACCCTCGAGCAGTTCAGCGCCGCTCTCAATCGTGATGGCTTGTCCTTCAATGATGCGCGCGAGCAGATTCGTCGCGAGATGGTTATCAGCCGCGTACGTCAGCGCCGTGTCGGCGAACGCATCCAGGTTACCGACCAGGAAGTGAAGAACTTCCTCGCCTCCGACTTGGGCAAGATGCAGCTATCGGAAGAGTTCCACCTGGCTAATATCCTGATCCCGCTACCTGAGGGCGCCTCGCCGGAAGCCATCCAGGCGGCAGCGCGCAAGGTCAGCGAAGTCTATGACCAACTGCGTAGCGGTGCCGACTTCGCCCAGTCGGCCATCAGCCACTCTGCCAGTGAAAACGCCCTGGAAGGCGGCGAGATTGGCTGGCGCAAGGCGGGCCAGCTGCCACCGCCACTGGATGGGCTGATCAGCGCGCTGGCGCCTGGTGAGATCACCGAGCCGATTCGCACACCCAACGGTTTCATGATCATCAAGCTGTTGGAAAAACGCGGCGGCAGCAGCGTGGTCAGTGATGAGGTGCATGTGCGCCACATCCTGATCAAGCCCAACGAGATTCGCAGCGAAACCGAAACCCGCCGCCTGGCCGAGCGCCTGTATGAGCGGATCGTTTCCGGTGAGGATTTTGCCGAGCTGGCGAAAAGCTACTCCGAGGATCCAGGTTCCGCGCTGAATGGTGGCGACCTCAATTGGATTGACCCCAGCACCTTGGTACCCGAGTTCCGCGACGTGATGGCCAAGACCTCCAGCGGCGAGCTGTCCAAGCCGTTCAAGAGCCAATACGGCTGGCACGTCCTGGAAGTGCTCGGCCGCCGCGCCACCGACAACAGCGAGAAGTTCCGCGAGCAGCAGGCGATGAACGCCCTGCGCAATCGCAAGTACGACGAAGAGCTGCAGGCCTGGCTACGCCAGATCCGCGACGAGGCCTACGTCGAAATCAAGCTCTGATCGGGCTTGCTGTAATTCCCAAGCCCGGCACTGCCGGGCTTTTTTCGCCACTACCTTTCAGCGTAGAGTGTTGGCTTGCGTCACCACGACCAACACCACCCAGAAGAGAGCCTGCCAATGACCAGCGCCCAACTTTTCGCCCTGACCCCTGGTGAGCCTGCCGGCATTGGCCCGGATCTGTGCCTGCTGCTGGCCCGCGCCGCCCAGCCCCAACCCCTGGTCGCCATCGCCAGCCGTGAACTGCTGAGCGAACGGGCAGCCTTGCTGGGCCTGCAGATCGAACTGCTGAGCGCAGCACCTGGCCACTGGCCGAGCCAGCCTGCACCGGCCGGCAGCCTGTATGTCTGGGATACCCCACTGCAAGCCAAGGTTAAGCCCGGTCAGCTCGACGCCAGCAACGCCGCCTATGTACTGCAGACCCTGACCCGCGCCGGCCAGGGCTGCCTGGATGGCGACTTCGCCGGGATGATCACCGCGCCAGTACACAAGGGTGTGATCAACGAAGCGGGCATCGCCTTCTCCGGGCATACCGAATTCCTCGCCGAGCTGACCCACACCGAACAAGTGGTGATGATGCTCGCCACCCGCGGCCTGCGCGTAGCCCTGGTGACCACCCACCTGCCGCTTAAGGATGTCGCCGCCGCCATCACCGCCGAGCGCCTCGCGCGGGTCGCGCGCATCCTGCATGCCGACCTGGTAGATAAATTCGGCATCGCCCAGCCACGCATCCTGGTCTGCGGACTCAACCCCCACGCTGGCGAAGGCGGCCATCTGGGCCGTGAGGAAATCGAGGTGATCGAACCGACCCTCGAACGGCTGCGCGGCGAAGGCCTGAATCTGATCGGCCCGCTGCCGGCCGACACCCTGTTCACCCCCAAGCACCTCGACCACTGCGACGCGGTGCTGGCCATGTACCACGACCAGGGCCTTCCGGTACTCAAGTACAAGGGCTTTGGCGCAGCGGTCAACGTCACCCTGGGTCTGCCGATCATCCGCACCTCGGTCGACCACGGCACCGCCCTCGATCTGGCCGGCAGCGGCCAGATCGACAGCGGCAGCCTGCAGGTGGCGCTGGAAACCGCCTACATGATGGCCACTAGCAGGAGCTGAGCCGAGCAGGCAGCCCGGCTTGCCTACGGCCTGCCCCGGCAATGCTGTTAAACTGCCGCTCTTTGCATGCGCTTTGAGCGTGCGGCTTGAAGCCTGGAGCTGTCCCGATGTCCGAATACCAACACCGCGCGCGCAAGCGTTTTGGCCAGAACTTCCTGCATGACGCCGGGGTGATCCACCGCATCCTGCGCGCCATCCACGCCCGCGAAGGCGAGCGCCTGCTGGAGATCGGTCCAGGCCAGGGCGCCCTGACCGAAGGCCTGCTGAGCAGCGGCGGCCAGCTCGACGTGATCGAACTCGACCTCGACCTGATCCCGATCCTGCAGAGCAAATTCGGCCATCTAAGCAACTTCCGCCTGAACCAAGGCGACGCGCTGAAGTTCGATTTCAACCGCCTCGAAGCCGCACCGCACAGCCTGCGCGTGGTCGGCAACCTGCCCTACAACATCTCCACGCCGCTGATCTTCCATCTGCTGGATAACGCCCCACTGATCCGCGACATGCACTTCATGCTGCAGAAGGAAGTGGTCGAACGCCTGGCCGCCGAGCCGGGCGGTGGTGACTGGGGCCGCCTGTCGATCATGGTGCAGTACCACTGCCGCGTGGAGCACCTATTCAATGTCGGCCCCGGCGCGTTCAATCCGCCGCCCAAGGTCGACTCGGCCATCGTCCGCCTGGTGCCGCACGACGTGCTGCCCTTCCCGGCCAAGGATCACCGGCTGCTCGAGCGCGTGGTGCGCGAAGCCTTCAACCAGCGCCGCAAGACCCTGCGCAACACACTCAAGGGTCTGCTCAGCAGCGCCGAGATCGAAGCCGCCGGCGTCGATGGCAGCCTGCGCCCGGAGCAACTCGACCTGGCCGCCTTCGTGCGCCTGGCCGATCAGCTCGCCGCGCAACCCAAGGTCCAGGCGCAGGACTAAACTGCATTTTCAGCTTGTCGAGTTACCATTCATGTCCGATCCGCGCTACCAGGTCGACGTCAGCGTCGCCACCCGCTACCTGCCGGAGCAATCCAGTCCGGAGCAGAACCGCTACGCCTTCGCCTACACGGTGACCATCAGCAACAACGGTCAGGCCGCAGCCAAGCTGCTCAGCCGCCACTGGATCATCACCGACGGCGATGGCCGCGTGCAGGAAGTGCGTGGCGCCGGCGTGGTTGGCCAGCAGCCGCACCTGCAGCCAGGCGAGAGCCACACCTACAGCAGCGGCACGGTAATGGCGACCAAGGTCGGCAACATGCAGGGCAGTTACCAGATGCTCGCCGACGACGGCAAACGCTTCGATGCCACCATCGCCCCCTTCCGCCTGGCCATGCCCGGGGCCCTGCACTGATGGCAACCTACGCCGTCGGTGACCTGCAGGGCTGCCTGCAACCGCTCAAGTGTCTGCTCGAACGGGTCGCCTTCGAGCCGAGCAAGGATCGCCTGTGGCTGGTCGGCGACCTGGTCAACCGCGGCCCGCAGTCGCTGGAAACCCTGCGGTTCCTCTACGCCATGCGCGACTCGCTGGTCTGCGTGCTGGGCAACCATGACCTGCATCTGCTGGCCGTGGCGCACAACATCGAGCGCCTGAAGAAGAACGACACCCTGCAGGAAATCCTCGACGCGCCAGATCGCCAGGACCTGCTCGACTGGCTGCGCCAGCAGAAGCTCATGCACCATGACGCCAAGCGCGACATCGCCCTGGTACATGCCGGTATTCCGCCGCAGTGGACCGTGGAAAAGGCCCTGAGCCGCGCCGCCGAAGTCGAAGAGGCCCTGCGCGACGATGCCCGCCTGCCGCTGTTCCTCGACGGCATGTACGGCAACGAACCGGCCAAGTGGGACAAGGATCTGCATGGCATCACCCGCCTGCGGGTGATCACCAACTACTTCACGCGCATGCGTTTCTGCAAGTCCGACGGCACCCTCGACCTGAAGAGCAAGGAAGGCGTCGGTACCGCCCCACCCGGTTACGCCCCCTGGTTCAGCTACCCGCAGCGCAAGAGCCGCGGGCGCAAGATCATTTTCGGCCACTGGGCGGCGCTGGAAGGCCAGTGCGACGAACCCGGCCTCAGCGCCCTGGACAGCGGCTGCGTGTGGGGCGGAGCCATGACCCTGATGAATATCGACAGTGGCGAACGCCACCGCTGCGACTGCCCGGAGAACACCCCATGAGCGAATTCAAACGCATCCCGCCAGAACAAGCCCAGACCCTGCGCGAACAAGGCGCCGTAGTGGTCGATATCCGCGACCCGCAGAGCTTCGCCAACGGCCATATCAGTGGCTCTCACCATCTGGACAACCACTCGCTGGCCGACTTCATCGCCAAGGCCGACTTCGACCAGCCGCTGATCGTCACCTGCTACCACGGCAACTCCAGCCAGAACGCGGCGGCCTACCTAGCGCACCAGGGTTTCGCCGAGGTCTACAGCCTGGATGGCGGTTTCGAGCTGTGGCGCAGTCAGTACCCTGCTGAAGTCGCGCAAGGCACCAGCGAGTAAATTTTTTCTGCGTGGCGCAACCCCGCGCCGCGCCTGCTCCCCAGGGCTTTGCCGACGAGCGGCAATATCCTGTCACCCTTACGCCATCCTTGCGCCTGCCGAATCCGAACTACTCTTAAGTCGAGGCCATCCAAAAGGGAGAGCCGGCACACCGGTTCCGGGCCATCGGTAGCGTTTTTTGGTGTTCTGGGGGTTTCTAACGGCCGACGCGTCGACCTCCTCTGCACCCGCCCGAATGACCCTTGCCGGCTCCATGCAGCGAGCGAGGTGCAGTTATGAGTATATTCAGCCACTTCCAGCAACGCTTCGAATCGACCCGCCAGGAGGAATATTCCCTTCAGGAATACCTCGAACTGTGCAAAGCGGATCGCAGCGCCTACGCCACGGCATCCGAGCGTCTGCTGATGGCTATCGGCGAGCCGGAGCTGATCGATACTTCGAGCAACTCTCGGCTGTCGCGCATCTTTTCCAACAAGGTGATCCGTCGCTACCCGGCCTTTGCCGACTTCCACGGCATGGAAGAGTGCATCGACCAGATCGTCTCCTACTTCCGCCATGCCGCTCAGGGCCTGGAAGAGAAGAAACAGATCCTCTACCTGCTCGGCCCGGTCGGCGGCGGCAAGTCGTCGCTGGCAGAGAAGCTCAAGCAGCTGATGGAAAAAGTGCCCTTCTACGCGATCAAGGGCTCGCCGGTATTCGAGTCGCCGCTGGGGTTGTTCAATGCCAGTGAAGACGGCGCCATCCTCGAAGAGGACTACGGCATCCCGCGGCGCTACCTCAACAGCATCATTTCACCCTGGGCAACCAAGCGC
Encoded here:
- a CDS encoding alpha/beta hydrolase family protein yields the protein MPNLLRPTLIAASIGLSALLANPALAEEAPATTAPAAEETAPAADAATPPADAPATERAPLEERSVEAASGLERQLPQDEQQQLKAGDETFLALWKPANVGEPTGVVILVPASGESADWPQAIGPLRSKLPDAGWSSLSLTLPDLPQLAPAVAPVTVDTATPPSAPADAAATDNQEAADSASADAAADDSTQPATPDSSATAPIPVVDPAPRIFARIQAAIAFAEQQQAKAIVLLGHGDGAYWAARFIAEQKPPLVQHLLVAAPALPEGMTPPLEELLPELQLPTGDFFYKDQSSDRSAATRRLHASKRLQHKAYTQVALKALPGNPSAEQEQLYRRIRGWLDKALPAKK
- a CDS encoding TerB family tellurite resistance protein — its product is MFWPVTVLGVLAGWALASIPGALLGGLLGQVLDRRLKLHSWASLRALFWPPRLDDDELLFMLLGRLAKCGGRVLQVHIHAARQEMQRLRLGETARQRAMEAFGRGKLMTDSFEEHLQGLRRRPERAEVLLRSCWRMAWADGRVSEQEYELIQQWGSWLGWARDDLNALADEYEPSRRVADPVPGDYQAALRLLGVKNSSEPAAIKRAYRKLLSQHHPDKLAGGGASSAQIRAATERTSELHQAYELIRSRRGFR
- the murU gene encoding N-acetylmuramate alpha-1-phosphate uridylyltransferase MurU, whose amino-acid sequence is MKAMILAAGKGERLRPLTLHTPKPLVRAGGVPLIEFHVRALAAAGFRELVINHAWLGQQIEDYLGDGARFGLSIRYSAEGEPLETGGGIFRALPLLGDAPFLVVNGDIWCDFDFAQVRRPLAGLAHLLLVDNPAHHPSGDFHLQDGRVSDAVAGQPSLTYSGIAVLHPQLFAGCQPGAFKLAPLLRRAMADGQVAGEHFHGRWVDVGTHERLAEVEQLLAAGH
- a CDS encoding aminoglycoside phosphotransferase family protein gives rise to the protein MPDQDVRFQLLQGWLEQCLPALFAAEGWGPVPAAELTPASSDASFRRYFRWQGAGRTLIVMDAPPPQEDCRPFVKVAGMLAAAGVHVPRILAADVERGFLLLDDLGRQTWLEVLNADNADALFEQALQALVTFQKLPVDGQLPPYDDALLRRELQLFPDWYLQRHLGVELNAAQQAQWLQVCDLLVDSALAQPRVLVHRDYMPRNLMLSEPNPGVLDFQDAVHGPVSYDVTSLFKDAFLSWPEERVLTWLQRYWQLAGEAGIELPVDFAAFHRASDLMGVQRHLKVIGIFARICHRDGKPKYLGDVPRFFTYIEAVLARRPELAVLGELLASLPQRESQPA
- a CDS encoding LPS-assembly protein LptD — translated: MAVKIPVFRKKFPLLVTGSLLAMQPVATPLVIAAEQFDCQASTSGGWACTPKADSSAQLPRPQHTATAVSAVSGSAKSADGESAGEQAQTVLVTESEGKGLSSRSADYSHLDWVPRDKLSAAQLAEVGPYCAGSYVEPLRPGMSDDTPMDEAPMFVSAKASRYAQETQTATLAGDVVIRQSGMQIEADEANLHQTENRGELVGNVRLRDQGTLVVGDRAEIQLDNGEAKVENAEYVLHKGHVRGSALYAKREDSAIIRLKDGTYTRCEPGSNAWNLKGNNIKLNPATGFGTATNVTLRVKDIPVFYTPYIYFPIDDRRQSGFLAPSIGSSDDTGFLLATPYYFNLAPNYDATLYPTYMSNRGLLLEGEGRYLTKSSEGQVGGAWLDDQEDERKLQSEYEDQRWMYNWQHKGGLDSRLLAEVDYTDISDPYYFQDLDSDLEVSRSTFVNQQGALTYRGDSFTARLNAHAYELATVTDITPYDRLPQITFDGALPFQPGGLNFAYQTEFVRFDRDLRSGNFSDEDGNLEPWYDTRIKGLARANGDRVHLEPGVSLPLNWTWGYVKPTIKYLQTNYDLDLDQQGENTLLADQEFSSSQNRGVGLFSLDSGLYFDRNTSLFGTNYRQTLEPRLFYLYVPEEDQTDIPVFDTGESTFNYASLFRENRFTGKDRIGDENKLSLGVTNRWIESNGFERQRFSIGQAIYFADREVQLPGIDYSTRDDAQANVSPYALEYLYRFNRDWRFSSDFNWDPDSSSTRSGSAMFHYQPEANPNKVVNVGYRYRNDAVRYDQSTGNWVVGGGDFGTPGSANYIKDYYKVDQHDFSVIWPVVPQWSAIARWQHDYNQNRTLEAFGGFEYDNCCWKLRLINRYWVDYDEYSLNPSQNDQADRGIFLQIVLKGLGGVVGNKAESFLDQGIQGYRQREDQAF